Proteins encoded together in one Jaculus jaculus isolate mJacJac1 chromosome 7, mJacJac1.mat.Y.cur, whole genome shotgun sequence window:
- the LOC123462332 gene encoding endogenous retrovirus group K member 7 Pro protein-like produces the protein MGCQPIPSDFKGPLPPDTVGLVLGRSSSALKGLIVHRGVIDEDYEGQVKILCSSPRGISSISCGDRIAQLLVLPSLHGLFPYKKDTRGTKGLGSSRGGCAYVSLDLDERPTLELIIRGKIFSGILDTGADTSIISTKWWPSNWPVNQSSQTLQGLGYESSPSISAQALRWRDHEGRAGEFIPYVLPLPVNLWGRDILHQMKFKLTNDYSSQSQQIMRDMGCVPEKGLGKMSQGSPEPGPLRMLCSYPG, from the exons ATGGGCTGTCAACCAATCCCCTCTGATTTTAAAGGACCCCTGCCCCCTGATACAGTAGGCTTGGTGCTAGGACGCTCATCTTCAGCTCTGAAAGGCTTAATTGTTCACCGTGGAGTTATTGATGAGGATTATGAAGGACAAGTAAAAATTCTGTGCTCTTCCCCTAGAGGGATATCTTCTATTTCCTGTGGGGATCGTATTGCTCAGCTTTTAGTATTGCCTAGCCTACATGGCTTGTTCCCTTATAAAAAGGATACTAGGGGAACAAAAGGTCTTGGATCCTCCAGAGGAGGATGTGCCTATGTCTCACTGGATCTGGATGAAAGACCAACCTTGGAGTTAATTATTCGAGGAAAAATTTTCTCTGGTATTTTAGATACGGGAGCAGATACTAGTATTATCTCCACCAAATGGTGGCCTTCTAATTGGCCTGTCAATCAGTCTTCACAAACCTTACAAGGGTTGGGATATGAGTCTTCTCCTAGTATAAGTGCTCAGGCTTTAAGATGGAGGGATCATGAAGGACGTGCGGGAGAATTCATACCATATGTACTCCCTTTACCAGTAAATTTGTGGGGACGAGATATTTTACATCAGATGAAGTTTAAATTGACTAATGATTACTCTAGTCAGAGTCAACAAATTATGAGAGATATGGGGTGTGTTCCAGAAAAAGGATTaggaaaaatgtcacaaggaaGTCCAGAGCCT gggccattgaggatgcTTTGCTCATACCCTGGGTGA